One genomic region from Leptolyngbyaceae cyanobacterium JSC-12 encodes:
- a CDS encoding hypothetical protein (IMG reference gene:2510097888), protein MPSLYTEVEINAPRRQVWQVLYHKELWMYWNTFLYDCDPYQAFEAGRNVLLSLRRLPGEEETEFQPYITLVQPNVCLQWVSTVPGFVCENVFTLQDIGRDRTKYIHQETFSGKLTGLFLPFIRQDEHQGIRRMAWELKCYTERL, encoded by the coding sequence ATGCCAAGTCTTTATACGGAAGTGGAAATCAATGCCCCGCGACGCCAAGTTTGGCAAGTGCTATATCACAAAGAGTTGTGGATGTACTGGAATACCTTTCTATATGACTGCGACCCATATCAAGCCTTTGAAGCAGGACGCAACGTATTACTATCATTACGGCGGTTGCCAGGTGAAGAAGAAACGGAATTCCAGCCCTATATTACCTTGGTGCAGCCCAATGTCTGTTTGCAATGGGTTTCAACCGTTCCGGGGTTTGTTTGTGAAAATGTGTTTACGCTTCAGGATATTGGGCGAGATCGCACCAAATATATTCACCAAGAAACATTTTCTGGCAAACTCACCGGTCTTTTTCTTCCCTTCATTCGGCAAGATGAGCATCAAGGTATTCGTCGCATGGCATGGGAGCTAAAGTGTTACACAGAGCGACTTTGA
- a CDS encoding hypothetical protein (IMG reference gene:2510097890), translating into MRTGESMRLNTDYLEYSVSCFKPLDCLLAIAVVIGVSFAVPAQAYDVTKVTLVPHPENDPPAQKITSVPQSEVAEDGSQTLVEKIFLPRNDKLQRFNFEAEGKFTRRDIENRSGITETMPIEANFVDIRTDRAGIALTILFGPPGRTRQAVTMSSFRGEVPLTAATKEGDMWKLMGSFQLGCTSDGKIIGASGSKINRLSGAIEFPGDRTFMTIPQLECEKPAVSAPKP; encoded by the coding sequence ATGAGAACTGGCGAATCTATGCGCTTAAATACCGACTATTTAGAATATTCCGTCAGTTGCTTCAAACCATTGGATTGCCTGCTGGCGATCGCAGTTGTGATAGGAGTCTCTTTCGCTGTGCCCGCCCAAGCATATGATGTTACCAAAGTTACCTTAGTTCCTCACCCGGAAAACGATCCGCCTGCTCAAAAAATTACATCCGTTCCCCAAAGTGAAGTCGCCGAGGATGGGTCTCAAACATTGGTTGAAAAGATTTTCCTGCCTCGAAATGACAAGTTACAGCGGTTTAACTTTGAAGCGGAAGGTAAATTTACCAGGCGGGATATAGAAAACCGCAGTGGCATCACAGAGACAATGCCGATTGAGGCAAATTTTGTCGATATCCGAACTGACCGGGCTGGAATTGCATTAACAATTCTGTTTGGACCGCCAGGAAGAACCCGGCAAGCCGTTACGATGTCGTCGTTTAGAGGAGAAGTCCCTTTAACAGCAGCAACTAAGGAAGGCGATATGTGGAAGTTGATGGGTAGTTTCCAGCTTGGTTGCACAAGTGATGGCAAGATTATTGGGGCAAGCGGCTCAAAGATAAATCGGCTGAGTGGCGCGATTGAGTTTCCTGGCGATCGCACCTTTATGACCATTCCTCAGTTGGAATGCGAGAAACCAGCCGTTTCTGCACCTAAACCTTAA
- a CDS encoding Ycf66 family protein (IMG reference gene:2510097891~PFAM: Ycf66 protein N-terminus), with amino-acid sequence MLAYMLALVVGLGSLALYMAAFFFPEVHRKNDFIWSGVGLFYALVLWVCAGRITGGVLLGQIAGVTLLGWLGWQTFSLRRQVSPQDQQTPLPTADDLKSALNRLSSPEGRSQLTQQAARTLGQLKDGIQGAIATATQPKSQTPAKSTETYVPPKLEEFGTAGQEAIDRFAKAAIPDEPAIAETAPEAIAEAVTETTAETVDAVSDSVKDVATEVARQTEAVSKSAHSSIPAVGNAGIFVSESASQSFETVSQKVSNVVKVLTETIQSLLKSFSKKKEAKPTYVRKQFREEASKSEIQVTDATVISVVEEIERVSDDSLVAETTIEIVSDELAPDLLAGGLSDATAEEIVEELLEDISSQEQPSEEVEQLPEAVPPHPPSPELIEAAIADAEEKGLPSNPPTPEN; translated from the coding sequence ATGCTGGCATACATGCTTGCACTAGTGGTTGGCTTGGGGAGTCTGGCGCTATATATGGCTGCCTTTTTCTTCCCAGAAGTTCATCGCAAAAATGACTTTATCTGGAGTGGTGTGGGATTGTTTTATGCGCTGGTGTTGTGGGTCTGCGCTGGACGCATTACGGGCGGGGTCTTGCTGGGGCAAATTGCTGGGGTGACATTGCTGGGATGGTTGGGGTGGCAAACCTTCTCGCTCAGACGGCAAGTATCTCCACAGGATCAACAAACCCCTTTGCCAACTGCCGATGACTTGAAGTCAGCCTTAAATAGACTCTCCAGTCCAGAAGGACGATCTCAACTGACTCAGCAAGCTGCTCGTACCCTGGGTCAATTAAAGGATGGAATTCAAGGTGCGATCGCGACAGCGACTCAACCCAAATCTCAAACTCCTGCGAAATCCACAGAAACCTATGTTCCGCCCAAGTTAGAAGAATTTGGTACGGCAGGGCAGGAAGCGATTGATCGCTTTGCCAAAGCTGCCATTCCGGATGAACCAGCTATTGCAGAAACGGCTCCAGAAGCTATCGCAGAAGCAGTTACAGAAACTACTGCCGAAACCGTTGACGCTGTCTCAGATTCGGTAAAGGATGTAGCCACTGAGGTTGCCAGACAAACCGAAGCGGTTTCCAAGTCTGCCCATTCATCGATACCAGCCGTTGGTAACGCCGGAATATTTGTCTCCGAATCTGCCAGCCAATCGTTTGAGACTGTTTCTCAAAAAGTGTCGAACGTCGTCAAAGTTCTGACTGAAACAATTCAATCCCTGCTAAAAAGCTTTTCTAAGAAAAAAGAGGCGAAGCCTACCTACGTTCGCAAGCAATTTCGCGAAGAAGCATCAAAGTCTGAGATTCAGGTAACGGATGCAACAGTGATTTCCGTAGTGGAGGAGATTGAACGAGTCTCGGATGATTCCCTTGTGGCTGAAACAACGATTGAAATTGTTAGTGATGAGCTGGCTCCAGACCTACTGGCAGGAGGATTGTCTGATGCAACAGCAGAAGAAATTGTAGAAGAGTTATTAGAAGATATTTCTTCCCAGGAGCAACCATCTGAGGAGGTTGAGCAACTCCCAGAAGCGGTGCCGCCCCATCCTCCCAGCCCGGAATTGATAGAAGCAGCGATCGCAGATGCGGAAGAAAAAGGGTTACCTTCCAATCCCCCGACGCCTGAAAACTAA
- a CDS encoding 6-phosphogluconate dehydrogenase (decarboxylating) (IMG reference gene:2510097892~PFAM: 6-phosphogluconate dehydrogenase, C-terminal domain; NAD binding domain of 6-phosphogluconate dehydrogenase~TIGRFAM: 6-phosphogluconate dehydrogenase (decarboxylating)) yields the protein MAQQFGVIGLAVMGENLALNVESKGFPIAVYNRSREKTDQFMATRAQGKNCVAAYTLEEFVASLERPRRILIMVKAGAPVDAVIEQLKPLLDEGDVLIDGGNSLFTDTQRRAAALEAEKFTFIGMGVSGGEEGALLGPSLMPGGTKQAYDNLEPILTKIAAQVDDGPCVTYIGPGGAGHYVKMVHNGIEYGDMQLIAEAYDLMKNVAGLNTAQLHEVFSEWNKTDELDSYLIEITADIFKVADPETGSPLVDLILDAAGQKGTGRWTVDTALEIGVPIPTIIAAVTARIMSSYKQERVEASKQLSGPSIAFDADVKEFVDKVRDALYCSKMCSYAQGMALLKKASEVYSFGLNLGECARIWKGGCIIRARFLNKIKKAFDENPNLPNLLLAPEFKQSILDRQSAWREVIATAAKVGIPVPAFSASLDYFDSYRRARLPQNLTQAQRDYFGAHTYERVDKEGIFHTDWIHVVDEIPEPVLAK from the coding sequence ATGGCACAGCAATTTGGTGTAATTGGTCTTGCCGTAATGGGCGAGAACCTGGCGTTGAACGTTGAAAGCAAAGGATTTCCCATTGCAGTTTACAACCGTAGCCGTGAAAAGACCGACCAATTCATGGCAACCCGTGCGCAAGGCAAAAACTGCGTTGCCGCTTATACCCTGGAAGAGTTTGTCGCCTCGTTAGAGCGTCCTCGTCGGATTTTGATCATGGTCAAAGCAGGGGCACCTGTGGATGCGGTGATCGAGCAGTTAAAACCTTTGCTGGATGAAGGGGATGTCTTGATCGACGGTGGCAATTCCCTGTTTACTGACACTCAACGGCGTGCGGCTGCCTTAGAGGCTGAGAAATTTACTTTTATCGGCATGGGTGTAAGCGGTGGCGAAGAAGGTGCCCTCCTCGGACCGAGCCTGATGCCTGGCGGCACAAAGCAAGCCTACGATAACTTAGAGCCAATCCTGACCAAGATTGCAGCACAGGTCGATGATGGACCCTGTGTAACCTATATTGGACCGGGTGGCGCAGGGCACTACGTCAAAATGGTGCATAACGGCATTGAGTATGGCGATATGCAACTGATTGCCGAAGCCTACGACTTGATGAAGAATGTGGCAGGTTTGAATACGGCTCAATTGCACGAGGTTTTTTCTGAGTGGAATAAAACAGATGAGTTGGATTCTTATCTGATTGAAATTACGGCAGATATTTTCAAGGTTGCTGACCCGGAGACAGGTAGTCCTCTAGTGGATCTGATTTTGGATGCGGCTGGGCAAAAGGGTACTGGACGCTGGACAGTGGATACTGCGCTGGAAATTGGCGTTCCCATCCCAACGATCATTGCGGCTGTTACGGCGCGGATCATGTCATCCTACAAGCAAGAGCGGGTTGAAGCTTCGAAACAATTGTCTGGTCCATCCATTGCGTTTGATGCAGACGTGAAGGAATTTGTTGATAAGGTGCGGGATGCACTGTATTGCTCCAAGATGTGTTCTTATGCACAAGGGATGGCATTGCTGAAGAAGGCTTCAGAGGTTTACAGTTTTGGTTTAAATCTGGGGGAATGTGCTCGGATTTGGAAAGGTGGCTGTATTATCCGTGCTCGCTTCCTGAACAAAATCAAGAAAGCGTTTGACGAGAATCCCAACCTGCCCAACCTGTTATTGGCACCGGAGTTTAAACAGTCGATTCTTGATCGCCAATCGGCATGGCGAGAAGTGATTGCAACTGCGGCTAAAGTGGGAATTCCAGTACCCGCTTTCAGTGCTTCTCTTGATTATTTCGACAGCTATCGCCGCGCTCGGCTGCCGCAAAACCTGACTCAGGCGCAGCGCGATTACTTTGGTGCTCACACCTACGAGCGGGTAGACAAGGAAGGCATTTTCCATACCGACTGGATCCACGTTGTAGATGAGATCCCTGAACCTGTCTTAGCGAAGTAA
- a CDS encoding glycosyl transferase (IMG reference gene:2510097893~PFAM: Glycosyl transferase family 2): MDASNWLSIIIPVLNEAANLDATLASACGEAGVEIIVVDGGSEDASIDIAKQFDAVVIQASAGRATQMNAGAAIARGDVLLFLHADTRLPPNYATLIHQTLARPNVVAGAFDLKIDGKEWGLRLVEWGAARRSRFCQLPYGDQALFIKAHQFRALNGYPALPFMEDFVFVRQLKKLGNIAIAPAAVLTSSRRWQQVGVLRTTIINQLVIVGYSLGVSPITLRRWYRYFQ, from the coding sequence GTGGACGCAAGTAACTGGCTTTCGATCATTATTCCTGTCTTGAATGAGGCTGCAAACCTTGATGCAACGCTGGCATCAGCTTGCGGCGAGGCAGGTGTAGAAATCATTGTGGTCGATGGTGGGAGTGAGGATGCCTCGATTGACATCGCCAAACAGTTTGATGCAGTTGTTATCCAGGCTAGTGCAGGTCGAGCAACCCAAATGAATGCTGGCGCCGCGATCGCCCGGGGTGACGTGCTGTTGTTCCTCCATGCGGATACTCGTCTGCCCCCAAATTATGCCACTTTAATTCATCAAACTCTTGCTCGCCCTAATGTAGTCGCGGGTGCTTTTGACTTAAAAATCGATGGAAAGGAATGGGGACTGCGGCTAGTGGAATGGGGGGCAGCAAGGCGATCGCGCTTTTGCCAATTGCCCTATGGTGATCAAGCTCTGTTTATCAAAGCTCATCAATTTCGAGCGCTCAATGGTTATCCTGCGCTGCCATTTATGGAAGATTTTGTCTTCGTCAGGCAGTTAAAAAAGCTGGGTAACATTGCGATCGCGCCTGCCGCAGTATTGACTTCCAGTCGCCGTTGGCAACAAGTGGGGGTTTTGAGAACAACCATCATCAATCAATTGGTTATTGTTGGCTATAGTCTGGGCGTTTCTCCGATAACACTCAGGCGTTGGTATCGCTATTTCCAATAA
- a CDS encoding glutathione S-transferase (IMG reference gene:2510097894~PFAM: Glutathione S-transferase, N-terminal domain; Glutathione S-transferase, C-terminal domain), protein MLKLYGGARSRASIVQWALEELGIPYEFVLLDMQAGEHRQPDFLAINPIGKVPAIADGEFHLWESGAILLYLADKYGKEPLSVETRAWMNQWILYANATLGPEVFGEATREKAFPRHMTMLNQLFSQQSYVMGHEFTMADVGLGALLAYIPLMLKLDFSGYSALADYMQRLSDRPAFQKTIGGRK, encoded by the coding sequence ATGCTAAAGCTGTATGGTGGGGCGCGAAGTCGGGCATCAATTGTGCAATGGGCATTGGAAGAACTGGGTATTCCCTATGAGTTTGTGCTGTTGGATATGCAAGCTGGGGAACATCGCCAACCCGATTTCTTAGCAATCAATCCAATTGGAAAAGTGCCCGCGATCGCGGATGGTGAATTTCATCTTTGGGAGTCTGGTGCAATCTTATTGTATCTGGCAGATAAATATGGCAAAGAACCACTTTCGGTTGAAACCCGTGCATGGATGAACCAGTGGATTCTCTATGCCAATGCTACGCTAGGTCCCGAAGTCTTTGGAGAAGCTACTCGTGAAAAGGCATTTCCTCGCCACATGACCATGTTGAATCAGCTATTTTCTCAACAATCTTATGTGATGGGGCATGAGTTCACCATGGCAGATGTTGGGTTGGGCGCATTATTAGCCTATATTCCATTGATGCTGAAGCTAGATTTTAGTGGCTATTCAGCCTTAGCAGATTATATGCAGCGATTATCAGACCGTCCTGCCTTCCAGAAAACGATTGGTGGACGCAAGTAA
- a CDS encoding hypothetical protein (IMG reference gene:2510097895): MTSATAVPNASDLSMDDYVVIGLATCFIKEEGEVHTVKIVEPIPSASLEALLKGIPTSYEQAIATTIGSVLVSDVAQQPSTFPADAHLCEAFADRVIAAARTYKARPPAQAHIPIGTTKTDFNYSTERKRILNSQRIVRTEDNIKQHEYTNQVL, encoded by the coding sequence ATGACTAGTGCAACCGCTGTTCCAAATGCGTCTGACCTGTCTATGGATGACTATGTCGTCATTGGTCTGGCAACGTGTTTCATCAAAGAAGAGGGTGAAGTTCACACAGTGAAGATTGTCGAACCAATTCCATCAGCATCACTGGAGGCGCTTCTGAAGGGCATCCCCACCTCCTATGAGCAAGCGATCGCAACTACGATTGGTTCAGTTCTTGTTTCAGATGTTGCACAACAACCATCTACCTTTCCGGCAGATGCTCATTTGTGTGAAGCATTTGCAGATCGAGTCATTGCAGCGGCTCGCACTTACAAAGCTCGCCCCCCTGCCCAGGCTCACATTCCCATTGGCACTACTAAAACTGACTTCAACTATTCCACGGAGCGCAAGCGCATATTGAACTCGCAACGAATTGTGAGAACTGAGGACAACATTAAACAACACGAATATACCAACCAGGTGCTGTGA
- a CDS encoding tetratricopeptide repeat protein (IMG reference gene:2510097896~PFAM: Tetratricopeptide repeat), with the protein MNLRMFPVSSNSSRRLRRATASSESYGRQGNPALQSHHAVLSEFSNAYQLMGSPAPRNRYACLSQSDQEMLIRQQAMDKAQQGDLVEAIELFTQLIESNPNSASNFNNRGLLHFRRGQFESSLADYNRALGLNPRLAKVYNNRANCYAAMGNFQAAIADYETAIDLDPTDIRARLNLGITFRQLGLHDLALENFDLTLQFSQFLSTTDTDGIPAALKGHLYAERGRAYHLVGDWNCAIGDYHRALAHLPISDDSSDVSCRLRNQVKGWLNQLLNLLLPESSQ; encoded by the coding sequence ATGAACCTTCGCATGTTTCCAGTGTCTTCCAATAGCTCTAGACGTTTGCGTCGTGCAACTGCTTCTTCTGAGTCTTACGGCAGGCAGGGCAATCCCGCACTCCAATCCCATCATGCAGTGCTGTCTGAATTCAGCAATGCTTATCAGTTGATGGGAAGCCCTGCACCACGAAATCGCTATGCCTGTCTAAGCCAGAGCGATCAGGAGATGTTGATTCGTCAACAAGCGATGGATAAAGCTCAACAGGGCGACTTGGTTGAAGCAATTGAGTTATTTACGCAATTAATTGAGTCCAATCCCAACAGTGCAAGTAACTTTAATAACCGGGGTCTATTACATTTTCGTAGAGGGCAGTTTGAATCTTCTCTAGCGGATTACAATCGAGCCTTGGGCTTGAATCCACGTTTAGCCAAGGTTTATAACAACCGAGCCAATTGTTATGCGGCGATGGGGAATTTTCAGGCAGCGATCGCTGATTATGAAACCGCGATTGACTTAGACCCAACAGATATTCGTGCTCGCTTAAATCTGGGAATCACATTTCGCCAGTTGGGACTACATGATTTAGCCCTTGAGAATTTTGACCTCACTCTGCAATTTAGTCAGTTTTTGAGCACAACCGATACTGATGGGATTCCTGCCGCTTTGAAAGGACATCTTTACGCTGAACGAGGACGAGCATATCACCTGGTGGGTGATTGGAACTGCGCGATCGGCGACTATCATCGGGCACTGGCACATTTACCGATTTCAGATGACTCTTCGGATGTATCCTGCCGCTTGCGTAATCAAGTAAAAGGCTGGTTGAACCAGTTGCTCAATCTGTTACTGCCAGAATCATCTCAATAG
- a CDS encoding hypothetical protein (IMG reference gene:2510097897): MYALKQPKPSQLPQRSSRVSPKMRSRKKSHPYKAIAYETTAKLVVNVVLSTAAVAALVQLLPYRASQVGKIQELEAAVKSTHHRVQGVQTRFQNFFDPYQARENMQDLTDRIDPLRRRIIWKAPAATQPSIKAEPPATPKN; encoded by the coding sequence ATGTACGCACTGAAGCAACCTAAACCAAGCCAACTGCCCCAGCGCTCTTCGCGAGTCTCCCCGAAGATGCGATCGCGCAAAAAATCTCATCCCTACAAAGCGATCGCTTACGAGACGACTGCAAAACTGGTAGTGAATGTTGTCTTATCAACTGCGGCTGTTGCGGCACTCGTTCAGTTGCTGCCCTATCGAGCTTCTCAAGTCGGGAAAATACAAGAGCTAGAAGCTGCTGTTAAATCCACGCACCATCGGGTTCAGGGTGTCCAGACCCGGTTTCAAAACTTTTTTGACCCATATCAGGCACGAGAAAATATGCAAGATCTGACGGATCGGATTGACCCGCTTCGCCGCCGCATTATCTGGAAAGCGCCTGCTGCTACCCAACCATCCATCAAAGCAGAGCCACCTGCAACTCCGAAAAACTAA
- a CDS encoding hypothetical protein (IMG reference gene:2510097898) encodes MLVNLEIVREPLQIRAWFYIDRTPILNVLNLQELR; translated from the coding sequence ATGTTGGTGAATCTGGAAATCGTGAGAGAACCCCTACAGATTCGTGCCTGGTTCTACATTGACCGTACTCCGATTTTGAACGTACTCAATTTACAGGAGTTACGCTAA
- a CDS encoding photosystem I reaction center subunit XII (IMG reference gene:2510097899~PFAM: Photosystem I protein M (PsaM)~TIGRFAM: photosystem I reaction center subunit XII), which yields MNLSDAQIYWALVIALIPGILAFRLSTELYK from the coding sequence ATGAATCTTTCGGATGCTCAAATCTACTGGGCGCTGGTTATTGCTCTGATTCCTGGAATTCTGGCGTTCCGCCTGTCCACAGAGCTTTACAAATAA